Proteins encoded in a region of the Ornithodoros turicata isolate Travis chromosome 3, ASM3712646v1, whole genome shotgun sequence genome:
- the LOC135389502 gene encoding uncharacterized protein LOC135389502, with amino-acid sequence MRRQNLFKKVKDGGLGLQHLYIKQLVMRLVFYRQSSHPILETIKRALAYNYIPDIYVGFHEESLRLSGFYKEVVESLNFLKARFSLEYLFSVAKKTLVAHLLDVLFPVPIYRQIPSGWHGTDVLCRVRKMPVKPNMKSFFFKLHTSTLPVKAWLQQKGFYVPWSVNCRFCNTPETVDHLFLDCTEALFFWDDLQFKVLKRRLSLNPHTIRFLPLRPGENVRYDIVLLVAMYCLWKLRMADRNEEPLCPPMKYFKAELLQVKLACTQLLEVPEWLDTVCERLNVL; translated from the coding sequence ATGCGAAGACAAAACCTGTTCAAGAAAGTCAAAGACGGCGGACTAGGCTTACAGCATCTCTACATCAAGCAACTCGTCATGAGACTGGTTTTTTATaggcagagttcacacccgATTCTGGAAACCATCAAGCGGGCCCTTGCGTACAACTACATTCCCGATATATATGTTGGGTTTCACGAAGAAAGTCTACGCTTAAGCGGGTTCTACAAAGAGGTTGTCGAGAGCCTAAACTTCTTGAAGGCTAGATTCAGCTTAGAGTACCTCTTTTCtgtcgccaagaaaacgttggtAGCTCATCTTCTCGATGTACTCTTTCCTGTGCCCATCTACCGTCAAATCCCCTCCGGATGGCACGGCACGGATGTATTGTGCAGAGTCAGGAAGATGCCGGTCAAGCCCAACATGaagtcatttttctttaaattacaCACGTCCACACTGCCCGTGAAAGCTTGGCTTCAACAGAAGGGATTCTATGTTCCGTGGTCCGTGAATTgcagattttgcaacacgcccgAGACTGTCGATCACCTTTTTCTGGACTGCACAGAAGCTTTATTCTTTTGGGATGACTTACAGTTCAAAGTCCTTAAGCGCCGTCTTTCGCTTAATCCTCACACTATCCGCTTCCTCCCATTACGCCCCGGTGAAAATGTGAGATACGATATCGTTCTTCTTGTTGCCATGTACTGTTTGTGGAAGCTTCGTATGGCCGATAGGAACGAAGAGCCCTTGTGTCCTCCTATGAAATATTTCAAAGCCGAACTACTGCAGGtaaagttagcttgtactcagcTCTTAGAAGTGCCTGAGTGGTTAGATACAGTCTGCGAGAGGCTGAATGTTTTGTAG